CAGGTCGGAATCCGGCCGCGTCGGACTGGCAGGATGGGTGGCGTCGCAGCCGATCCACCCGCGCAGTTTCAGCAGCATCGCCGCCGAATGTTTGTACGCCGGGACCGGGTTGCGGAACGCGAAGAAGCCGAGGTATTGCAGGCGGTCGTTTAACTCGTAGAAGCCCGGGTCGCCGGCCGCCCACATCCGGTCGCGCTCCGCGAACAGATCCGGGGCGAACGTACTCAGGCCGAGCAGGTAATCGCTCCCGTACATCACCATATCAATTGCCAGGTCGTTTCCGGTATAGACTTTGAAGTCCGGCCGGACTTCGTCGCGGATGCGGAGCCGCTGCCACTCCAGGTCGCGCTTCAGCGACGAGTGCTTCGCCCCTAGGCACTTGCGAACGCCGAGGAGGTCGCGGTAGACGGCCGCACCGTAGATCTTCCCGAACGGCGCGAACATCGTGCCGAGCTCGAACCCGATGAAGCCGTCGCAGTGTTCACCGAGAGTTTCGTAGGCTCGGATCAGTTCGCCGTCCGGCAAGCCAGTGAGACCGAACGATTGCACGACGACCGGCGTTCCGCCCCGCGACACGATTGCCGCGATCGAACGGATATAGCCGTCGCGGTCGAAAGACGCGCCCGCGCGGTCCGTGACGGAGGCGCCGGCGACGAACGGCCGGTTGCCCAGCGTCGAGCGGGTGGCGTCGAGAACCGCGGCCCGCTGGTTGGGACTCAGCAAGTTCCCGTAGCCCGTGTCCATGTTCACCGCGGGTACGAGGCCGGCCCGGGCCGTGCGCTCGACGTGGGCGGTGAACCCGGGCCAGTCGATTTCGCCCGATTCGGTGAAGGGGAGTAAGATGGCGGAGATGCCCGCGATCGGGCGGCCGGGGCGGAGTAAGGCGAGTGGATTGACGGAATCTGTAAGGTTCATTGCGTGCGTCGAGTAGAATGACTGTGGACAATACGGCTCTGGTATTGATCACCAGTGCTGGAAAATGTGATAATATTAAAGTGTTTTGCGGCCGGGTCCAGTCGATAAATGTCGCGAGGTGTCTCTGGTGCGTGTCGTTCTGGCGAGTCTGATTGCACTGGTTCAGATAGCGGGGCCGTGGCTCTGCTGCTGTGGGCCGGTGTTTTCGGCGCCCGCCGGTCGCGTCGCGTTTGAGCAACCGACAGCGATTGCGGATACTCCGGTCGAAATTCAGGGAACGGGCTGCCCGCGTTGCCGGGCCGCGTCTGAAAAACAATCGGACGATGCAGGTCAATCCGGCCACAAATCACCAGTCCCGGAACGCTGCCCCTGTGGCGGACACGTGATGGAGCCCGTGCTGGCGGTAGCGCCGGCAATCCAAGACTCGGCGTTCCTGACGCTGAGTGCCGACGTGTTGACTCTGGCGCTCCCGGTGGGCTTGCTTCCGCTGTCCGCGTTCGTTCCGATTTCCGAGCCGCACGGGACTAGTGAACTTCCCTTCTTGTCCTGCCAATCACGCCTGTTCGAGCATCACGCACTCCGTTGTTAAGTTAATCCGTTCGGTGTGATCCGCGACCTCGCCTCCCGGCGTTGTTGCAACCAATCGTACCCCTGTCAGTCGGTGTATGACACCGGCTCGTGGCGTCGTATTGCATCCATCGTTTCAATGGAATTACAACGGAGTATGAACATGTTGACGAAATTGATTGTTGGCCTGGTCGCGGTTGTTGGCGTTGCGGTCGGCGGGTTCTCCTCGGTGGCCGGCACCTCGCTGACCCAGGCCGCCGGGGTCTCGTGTTGCGAGCCGGGCGCGGACTGCTGTTTCCCCGGCTCGCCGTGTTGCGCCGAGGAAGATTGCTGCGTCGCGGGTTCGCCTTGCTGCGAGTCGGCGGCCGTCGCGCGTGTTAATCAGACCGCGGCCGACTGCTGTGCCGCGGTCGAAGCCTGCTGCCCGACGGGCGCCTGCTGCGCGAGCTACTAAAACGGGTCGCAAGTTAGGGCTGTGATCGTGATGAAAAGAGCCGCCGAGATTCATCCCGGCGGCTCTGTTAAATGTCATGACGTCGCGACCGTTTCCAACAGCTCAGTCGCGAAGCTTGATGCTCACGTACTTGGTTTCGAGGTACGCTTCGAGCCCTTCGTGGCCGAGTTCGCGACCCATGCCCGACTCTTTCATCCCACCGAACGGGCATTGGGGGGTGGCGGGGACCGGGTCGTTCACGCCGATGATCCCGGCTTCCAACCCTTCCGCCACCTTGAACGCCACCGACAGGTCGTTGGTGAACACGTAGGCGGCGAGGCCGTATTGCGTGTTGTTCGCGGCCGCGATCACGTCGTCGAGTTTGCTGAAGTCGAGGATTGGCATCACCGGGGCGAACGGCTCGTCCGTCAGCACTTTGGCGTCGTGGGGCAGTTTGTTGAGGATGGTCGGCTCGAAGAAGTACCCGCGCTCGAACCGGGTCGACCGCTTGCCGCCGGTGAGGCAGGCGGCCCCTTTCCGGGTGGCGTCCTCGATCAAACTGAGCGTGCTGTCCATCGCCTTCTTCTCGAACATCGGGCCGACGATCACGCCCTCATCGAGTCCGTTGCCGAGCTTGAGTTTCTTGGCTTCCTCGACGGCCACCTCGGTGAACCGCTTTTCGACGTCCTTGTGGACGAAGAAGCGGCTCGGCGAGATGCACACTTGGCCGTTGTTGCGGAATTTCCCGAGGACCGCCGCCTTGGCGACGATTTCCGGGTCGGCGTCCGGGAAGACGATGAACGGGGCGTGGCCGCCGAGTTCGAGGCTGAGCCGCTTGACCTGATCGGCCGCGGCCCGCATGAGCTGTTTGCCCACCTCGGTCGAGCCCGTAAAGCTGATTTTGCGGACGGCCGAATTCTTCATGAACTCGTCGGCGATTTCGGACGCCGATCCGATCACGCAGTTGGCCACGCCCGCGGGCAGCCCCGCTTCAACCAGGCACTCGAAAACGCCGATCAGCGAGAGCGGCGTCTGGCTGGCCGGCTTGCAGACGATGGTGCATCCGGCCGCGAGCGCCGGCGCGATTTTCCGCGCCTGGAGGGTGATCGGGAAGTTCCACGGGCCGATCGCCCCGACCACCCCGACCGGGTGCTTGATCGTGAGGTGCCGCTTGCCCGGCGCGCTGTTGGGGATGACCTGCCCGTAGGCCCGCTTGCCCTCTTCCGAGAACCACTCGAACGTGTCCGCCGAGTGCAGCACTTCGGCCTTCGCCTCCGGAACCGGCTTTCCCTGCTCGGTCGTCAGCGTGCGGGCGAGACTGTCGGCCCGCTCGCGCATCAGGTCGGCGGTCTTTTTGAGTACCTTGGCGCGGTCGTAGGCCGTCAACCGCATCCACGCCGGCATCGCCTTGGCGGCCGCGTCGATCGCCTTCTTGCAATCCTCCCGGCCCCCGAACGCGACCTGGGCGATGACCTCTTCGGTGGCCGGGTTGATCACGTCCAACCGCTTGCCGGACGACGAATCGCACCACTGGCCGTTGATGTACATCTGCCGGTACGGGGCGCTAGTAGCGGTCGAAGCGGACATCGTGAAGGATCTCCCGGGAGGTAGGTCTCTGTTCCGCGTTCCAAGCAGGCGACGCCAGATCGTTTGAGCCACAAGTGGACGAGCGACGGGAACTCAGTTCGGATTCGGCTCCGACTCGTAACGGCTGGAACGCTAGGGGTATGCTAGTCGGACCGGGCAGCTTAGCAACTCGGCGGGATGATGAGATCGTCAGCTCCGCGGGATTGCGATCGGGGAACGAGGTCATTCGTGTCGGCTGAAATCGCGGCCGTACATCCGGTAGAATCCGCACGATTCGCCCCGTTTCGCGAGGTATGTTTGCGTGCCACTCGTTGTCCTTGTGCATGGTGCCAGGCCAGAGTCGGCCCTGAAACGAGTTTTCGTTTCGCAGTGCGAATCGAGCCTCAGATGAAGCGATTATTATTCGCCGCGGTCGTCGTCGTGTGTACCGCTTTTTCGGTCCCACAAAATGCGATGGCCGGGTGCTGCCGGGGCAGGTGTTCGGTCCCCGAAGACCCGGCGGTGGTTGCGGCTCGCGAAAAGGAGACCCAGGCCCGGGATAAAAAGCTCGCCATCGCGGGTGGCATCGGATTGAGCGTATTCGTCGTTTTCATCGGCGTGAATTTTGTCCGCGAGGCCAAACTCGCCGCGGCAGCCACTCAACGTCCGCGGCAGCCTTGGGACGTCGATCTGTAAATCAAACGCCCAAAAATCGAGAAATGTGGCCAGACTGAAAAACCACAGCGCAGAGAGCTTGATCAGATAAAAATTACGGTACAGCGAAAAGGCCGGCGGCCGGGTCGTTAACGACCCGGCCGCCGGCCTTTTCGCACTTATTTATACGTTGCCCACCCGCAACGTCTTGTCGTGTTAGAACCGGAATTCGACCCCGAGGCTGATCGAGTTCATCCCGAACCCGGTCGTCTTCGGGGTGTACGCCGGCAGGGCGGCCCCGTTGAGCGCTTGGGCGGGGGCGATCTGGTTCGTGTTCACCCGCGTGTCGATCTGATCGCCCGCCCGGGCGACGCCCGACCAGTACAGGTAGTTGTACCCGACGAACATCCGCATGTGATCCGTGACCTGGCAGCCGAGGCGGATGCCGACTTCCGGGACCACCGAGAAGCGGTCGCTCGAGTAGGAACCGATGTTCGACGGCTGCGTCAGCAACCCGCCCGGGTAGGTTTGGGCCACCCCGCCCGGCGGGGTGATCGTGGTCGACCCGTTGATCTGGGTCGTCGTGTGGGTGTCGCCTATCGCGACCGACCCGCGGACCCCGATGTACCAGTGGCTCCACCGCTTCTCGTACGCCAGGCCGACGTTCGGCCCGTTGAACTGGTTGGTGGTCTTGAAGTGGTCGGTGATCATGAACTGCGTGCCGGCCGGCACGTTCGATCCGGCCTGTGCGGTCAGATTTTCGTAGATCGTTACGTCATCCCGCAGGTTCAAGTACCGATACCCGGCGAAGAAATCGAGCCGGCCGCAGGGGTCGCAGCAGAGGTTGCAGAGCAGGTTAATCCCGCCACCGAGGAAGCTCGACTGGGCCTGCGCCGCGACCGAACCGGACAGAACGCCCGGGAATGAGACCAGCTGGGCGTCTTGCTGCCCGGTCAGGGCGTTCGTGAAGGGGCGCGTGAGGATTTGCGACCCGTCCGACGAGGCGATCAGGCTTTGGGAACTCGGCTGGAGGTAGAAGAAGTCGCCGCTGATGCCGAACCGCTGGCACTGGTCGAGCCACATCCCGGCGTTGATCCGGAACCCGTTCCGCCAGTCGTTGTTGACGGTCTGGCCGCCGAACAAAACCGTCGTCCCGGGGTTCCCGAGGGCACCAGCTCCGGAGCGGGGCGTTCCCGGCGCGGCGGAAGTGACGAGCGCCGGGATATTTTGCCCGGATGTCTTGGCGTAAATCCATTCGCCGGACACCCACACGCGGCCGGGCGGGCCGCAAAGGCAGTCACAAGCTGGGGCACAGACGTCGACCGGGCAGGCCCCGGTCGGGCAGCCGCCGGGCGTGGTCGCGCCGGGGAGGATACCCGTGTTCCCGTAAACGTATGACGGCATCGTGCCGTTCGGCAGGGCACCCGGGGTCGCCGTCGTGGCGGGTGCGCCCGGAATCGCCGTTGCGGCAGGTGCCGCGCCGGGGACGCCGGGGACGCCAGGGGCGCCGGCTGCCGGAGGCGCCGCGGCCGTCTGAAACCCAGGCTGTGTGTTGAGATAAGTGGTTTGTTGGATTTGCGCCGACGACGGTTTCGGTCGCAACAGGGTTGCCGCGGGTTGCTGGGCAACCGCCACGCCTGCTACTCCCAGACTGACCGCGACGGCCCCCAGGTAGCGGGTGAACATAGCATCCTCCATGAAAGGCAGTCGGCGCGATCGGTTCCTTCCGACCGCATGGGCGATCTGCGGTATTTGGTTTGTCCCGCAGAACACGTATCGGCCCCTTTGCCCGACATTCTCCAGATTTGCTGGATCAATTAACCTCCCACGTTCCGGCATGACCGGATTAACAGACTTATCCTGTGCAAGTTAACAACGTTAACAATTCTGAGCATTGCGCCTGCGCGTTTTGGGAGAATTATCCGGTTGGATCACTTTTGAGGGTGTACTGGAACGCATTTCGGGAATACTGAAAGTTAGTCTGCAGCGTCTTGGGAAAACGTAGTTTTGGGGTGGCTTTCTTGCCTCGATAGACGCAAAATCTGCCTCCCGAATTGAACCCGCTTCGCGTTGCC
This is a stretch of genomic DNA from Fimbriiglobus ruber. It encodes these proteins:
- a CDS encoding dihydrodipicolinate synthase family protein, with the translated sequence MNLTDSVNPLALLRPGRPIAGISAILLPFTESGEIDWPGFTAHVERTARAGLVPAVNMDTGYGNLLSPNQRAAVLDATRSTLGNRPFVAGASVTDRAGASFDRDGYIRSIAAIVSRGGTPVVVQSFGLTGLPDGELIRAYETLGEHCDGFIGFELGTMFAPFGKIYGAAVYRDLLGVRKCLGAKHSSLKRDLEWQRLRIRDEVRPDFKVYTGNDLAIDMVMYGSDYLLGLSTFAPDLFAERDRMWAAGDPGFYELNDRLQYLGFFAFRNPVPAYKHSAAMLLKLRGWIGCDATHPASPTRPDSDLAILREWLDGVSTRG
- a CDS encoding NAD-dependent succinate-semialdehyde dehydrogenase, which gives rise to MSASTATSAPYRQMYINGQWCDSSSGKRLDVINPATEEVIAQVAFGGREDCKKAIDAAAKAMPAWMRLTAYDRAKVLKKTADLMRERADSLARTLTTEQGKPVPEAKAEVLHSADTFEWFSEEGKRAYGQVIPNSAPGKRHLTIKHPVGVVGAIGPWNFPITLQARKIAPALAAGCTIVCKPASQTPLSLIGVFECLVEAGLPAGVANCVIGSASEIADEFMKNSAVRKISFTGSTEVGKQLMRAAADQVKRLSLELGGHAPFIVFPDADPEIVAKAAVLGKFRNNGQVCISPSRFFVHKDVEKRFTEVAVEEAKKLKLGNGLDEGVIVGPMFEKKAMDSTLSLIEDATRKGAACLTGGKRSTRFERGYFFEPTILNKLPHDAKVLTDEPFAPVMPILDFSKLDDVIAAANNTQYGLAAYVFTNDLSVAFKVAEGLEAGIIGVNDPVPATPQCPFGGMKESGMGRELGHEGLEAYLETKYVSIKLRD
- a CDS encoding BBP7 family outer membrane beta-barrel protein; translation: MFTRYLGAVAVSLGVAGVAVAQQPAATLLRPKPSSAQIQQTTYLNTQPGFQTAAAPPAAGAPGVPGVPGAAPAATAIPGAPATTATPGALPNGTMPSYVYGNTGILPGATTPGGCPTGACPVDVCAPACDCLCGPPGRVWVSGEWIYAKTSGQNIPALVTSAAPGTPRSGAGALGNPGTTVLFGGQTVNNDWRNGFRINAGMWLDQCQRFGISGDFFYLQPSSQSLIASSDGSQILTRPFTNALTGQQDAQLVSFPGVLSGSVAAQAQSSFLGGGINLLCNLCCDPCGRLDFFAGYRYLNLRDDVTIYENLTAQAGSNVPAGTQFMITDHFKTTNQFNGPNVGLAYEKRWSHWYIGVRGSVAIGDTHTTTQINGSTTITPPGGVAQTYPGGLLTQPSNIGSYSSDRFSVVPEVGIRLGCQVTDHMRMFVGYNYLYWSGVARAGDQIDTRVNTNQIAPAQALNGAALPAYTPKTTGFGMNSISLGVEFRF